One Mariprofundus sp. NF genomic region harbors:
- a CDS encoding ABC transporter permease subunit yields MTQYLLKRLAGMIPLLFGITIISFGMMHLAPGEPVVVGQEFNPKVSAQDIERLRAYYGLDKPLYEQYLNWLNRLVVLDFGKSFSADGRDVIDKISERIPVTLWINILAMLLIIAIAIPIGIISAVKRDSWLDKCMTVFVFIGFAIPSFWLGLLLMIGLGVNMSWLPISGLHDYNWQQMGFWQQQIDLLSHLILPIFVSAIGGLAGMSRFMRSGMLEVIRSDYITTARAMGVPEQSIRYRLALKNAMLPIITLLGLSIPGLIGGSVIVEQLFSLPGMGLLFFEAVMSRDYPLVMGITVIGAVLTLLGNLIADISYAWADPRIRHGRQG; encoded by the coding sequence GTGACCCAATACCTGTTGAAACGACTTGCCGGCATGATTCCACTGCTGTTCGGCATCACCATTATCTCTTTTGGTATGATGCATCTTGCACCGGGCGAACCGGTCGTGGTTGGTCAGGAGTTTAATCCCAAGGTTTCAGCGCAGGATATCGAGCGCCTGCGTGCCTATTACGGTCTGGATAAACCACTGTATGAGCAATACCTGAACTGGCTGAATCGCCTTGTTGTGCTGGATTTCGGTAAATCATTCTCCGCCGATGGCCGCGATGTGATCGATAAAATATCAGAACGCATCCCTGTCACCCTGTGGATCAATATCCTCGCTATGCTGCTGATTATCGCTATCGCTATTCCCATCGGCATTATTAGTGCGGTTAAACGCGACTCATGGCTGGATAAGTGCATGACCGTATTCGTTTTTATCGGTTTTGCCATCCCCTCTTTCTGGCTGGGTCTGCTGTTGATGATCGGCCTTGGCGTGAATATGAGTTGGTTGCCAATTTCCGGTCTGCATGATTATAACTGGCAGCAGATGGGCTTCTGGCAGCAGCAGATCGATCTGCTCAGTCACCTGATACTGCCGATTTTTGTTTCTGCAATCGGCGGCCTTGCCGGCATGAGCCGCTTTATGCGCTCAGGCATGCTTGAGGTAATTCGCTCTGATTACATTACAACAGCCCGCGCTATGGGCGTGCCTGAGCAGAGCATCCGCTACCGCCTTGCCTTGAAGAATGCGATGTTACCGATCATCACTCTGCTCGGCCTCTCCATTCCGGGATTGATTGGTGGCTCGGTGATTGTTGAACAGCTTTTTTCACTGCCGGGCATGGGCTTGCTCTTCTTTGAGGCGGTGATGTCACGCGATTACCCGCTGGTAATGGGCATTACCGTTATAGGTGCAGTGCTTACCCTGCTGGGTAATCTTATTGCTGATATCTCCTACGCATGGGCCGATCCCCGTATTCGCCACGGGAGACAAGGATGA
- a CDS encoding ABC transporter permease, with the protein MITFARSFPLMFVGGLIVACVTLLALLAPWIAPYDPSEINVKVILLPPSWEHWCGTDTLGRDVFSRMLYGARVSLAVGFVAVGISLVIGLVLGAVAGFSGGRIDAVMMRLTDMVLCFPTFFLILAVIAFLEPSIWNIMIVIGLTSWMGVTRLVRAEFLSLRHREFVMAAQGLGVSSIRMMWRYLLPNAMGPVLVSAVLGIAGAVLVESGLSFLGLGVQPPDASWGNILTEGKDNIQIAWWLSMFPGLAILITVLGYNLLGEGLRDYFDPKLKS; encoded by the coding sequence ATGATCACATTTGCCAGATCCTTCCCGTTGATGTTTGTCGGTGGCCTGATTGTTGCCTGCGTTACACTGCTGGCGCTTCTGGCACCCTGGATTGCCCCCTACGACCCGTCAGAGATCAATGTTAAAGTGATTTTGCTGCCACCATCGTGGGAGCACTGGTGCGGCACAGACACCCTTGGCCGTGATGTCTTCTCCCGCATGTTGTACGGCGCACGCGTTTCATTGGCTGTTGGTTTTGTTGCCGTCGGCATCTCACTGGTCATCGGCTTGGTGCTCGGTGCCGTGGCCGGCTTCAGTGGTGGCCGCATTGATGCGGTGATGATGCGACTGACCGATATGGTGCTCTGCTTCCCTACCTTCTTCCTGATCCTTGCCGTGATCGCTTTTCTCGAGCCCTCGATCTGGAATATCATGATTGTTATCGGTTTAACCTCATGGATGGGTGTAACCCGTCTGGTTAGAGCTGAATTCCTCTCCCTGCGTCACCGCGAATTTGTCATGGCTGCACAAGGGCTTGGTGTCTCCTCAATCCGTATGATGTGGCGTTATCTTCTGCCTAATGCCATGGGTCCTGTTCTTGTCTCGGCAGTTCTTGGTATCGCTGGTGCGGTACTGGTTGAGTCCGGTCTCTCTTTTCTGGGGCTTGGTGTACAGCCACCGGATGCCTCATGGGGCAATATTCTGACCGAGGGTAAAGACAATATTCAGATCGCCTGGTGGCTCTCGATGTTTCCCGGCCTGGCTATTCTGATCACTGTGCTGGGTTATAATCTGCTCGGTGAAGGGTTGCGGGATTATTTTGATCCCAAGTTGAAATCGTGA
- the tadA gene encoding tRNA adenosine(34) deaminase TadA, whose product MKDDNYYMSKALQQAEIAAEIEEVPVGALLLLADGSEVVSHNAPIDLHDASAHAEMRVIRKACRQNGNYRLADSTLYVTLEPCLMCAGAIVHARIGRVVYGASDPKTGAVASLYQVLSDKRLNHQPQVTSGVMADACGELLKSFFRSRRKKV is encoded by the coding sequence ATGAAAGATGACAATTACTACATGAGCAAAGCGCTGCAACAGGCTGAAATTGCAGCTGAAATAGAAGAGGTGCCCGTTGGTGCCCTGCTCCTGCTGGCTGATGGTAGTGAAGTTGTTTCCCACAATGCTCCGATCGATCTGCATGATGCATCCGCCCATGCCGAAATGCGTGTGATTCGTAAGGCCTGTCGACAGAATGGAAACTATCGTCTTGCCGACAGCACTCTTTATGTGACGCTGGAGCCCTGTTTGATGTGTGCCGGAGCCATTGTACATGCCCGTATTGGACGCGTTGTTTACGGAGCCAGTGATCCTAAAACAGGCGCTGTCGCGTCGCTCTATCAGGTCCTGTCTGACAAACGATTAAACCATCAACCTCAAGTAACATCAGGGGTTATGGCTGATGCGTGTGGAGAGCTACTGAAAAGCTTCTTCCGCAGCAGGCGAAAAAAGGTTTGA
- a CDS encoding RlmE family RNA methyltransferase yields MGFSSKSKAARKTSAWFQRHSKDPHVKQAQKEGKRSRAAFKLTEILEQSQLDIKRGSVVVDLGCAPGSWSVELAKKVGPEGLVIGIDLLELSPITGVTLIKGDFDSPAGQAALEQALGGRKIDAVVSDMAPEMSGNKLVDQMRMIGLNEMTLHFARQHLRPGGDILMKTFMGEGYDAFRREMGISFKRIKNIKPAASRKTSPEFFILGLDFKADK; encoded by the coding sequence ATGGGATTCAGTTCAAAGAGTAAAGCTGCGCGAAAAACCTCTGCCTGGTTTCAGCGCCATTCTAAAGATCCGCATGTAAAGCAGGCCCAGAAAGAGGGGAAGCGTTCGCGTGCCGCATTCAAACTGACCGAAATCCTTGAGCAGAGCCAACTTGATATCAAAAGGGGATCGGTGGTGGTTGATCTCGGTTGTGCGCCGGGATCATGGAGTGTTGAGCTTGCCAAAAAGGTTGGCCCTGAAGGGTTGGTGATCGGCATTGACCTGCTGGAGCTCAGCCCGATTACCGGTGTAACACTGATTAAAGGTGATTTTGACTCACCTGCCGGTCAGGCTGCTCTGGAGCAGGCTCTGGGTGGCAGGAAGATTGATGCTGTGGTTTCCGATATGGCACCTGAGATGAGTGGCAATAAACTTGTCGATCAGATGCGTATGATCGGGCTTAATGAGATGACCCTGCACTTTGCTCGCCAGCATCTGCGTCCAGGTGGCGATATCCTGATGAAAACCTTTATGGGTGAAGGTTATGACGCCTTCAGACGTGAAATGGGCATCTCATTTAAGCGTATTAAAAATATCAAACCTGCAGCCAGCCGCAAAACCTCTCCTGAATTCTTCATTCTGGGACTCGATTTCAAGGCCGATAAATAG
- a CDS encoding ABC transporter permease, with protein MMPVNPRGTWTLFQREIRRFLKVKMQTIFTPALTAILYLVIFRYAMGEREVPGMQIDYFTFLVPGLAMMAMMQNAFANTSSSMMMGKVMGMHIYLLMAPLSSIEIVAAFLAAAVVRAVVVATVFLAVLYPFVDLQLLHPGIILLYGVAASIIMGGLGLIGGMWAKDFDNIAMITNFVIMPLTFLSGVFYSVKQLPEIWQQFNYANPFFYLTDGFRYGFLGIGDTDPFASISIVIGSVVVTVLTCWYLWQTGWRMKE; from the coding sequence ATGATGCCTGTTAATCCGCGTGGTACCTGGACACTGTTTCAGCGTGAGATTCGCCGTTTTCTTAAAGTGAAAATGCAGACCATTTTCACCCCTGCACTGACAGCAATACTCTATCTGGTGATTTTTCGTTATGCGATGGGAGAGAGGGAAGTGCCGGGCATGCAGATCGATTATTTCACCTTTCTGGTACCCGGTCTTGCGATGATGGCGATGATGCAGAATGCCTTTGCCAACACCTCAAGCTCGATGATGATGGGTAAGGTGATGGGCATGCATATTTATCTGCTGATGGCACCACTCTCCTCTATTGAGATCGTTGCTGCCTTCCTCGCGGCTGCAGTGGTACGGGCTGTGGTTGTGGCTACAGTATTCCTTGCTGTGCTCTACCCCTTTGTTGATCTGCAGCTGCTGCATCCGGGCATCATTCTGCTCTATGGTGTTGCTGCCAGTATTATTATGGGTGGTCTGGGGCTGATTGGCGGCATGTGGGCCAAGGATTTTGATAATATCGCCATGATTACCAATTTTGTGATTATGCCTCTGACCTTTCTCTCCGGTGTTTTCTACTCGGTGAAGCAGCTGCCTGAGATTTGGCAGCAGTTTAATTATGCCAATCCATTCTTCTATCTTACTGATGGATTCCGTTATGGATTCCTTGGTATCGGCGATACCGATCCCTTTGCATCAATTTCTATTGTTATTGGCTCGGTAGTGGTTACGGTTCTGACCTGCTGGTATTTGTGGCAAACAGGCTGGAGAATGAAGGAGTAA
- a CDS encoding ABC transporter ATP-binding protein, translated as MSALEINGLTKTYANGKTALNNVTLSVPQGSFFALLGPNGAGKSTLINMLADIVRSTSGEVKLFGRNLFMEREECKRRMGVVPQEIAFDPFFTPREVLRFTSGLFGCKPDEAWIDELLERLELTEHQAKNTRQLSGGMRRRLLVAQALVHRPELVILDEPTAGVDVELRKRLWAFMRELNEKGITILLTTHYLDEAEELCDHVAIIDQGNLLTARPMKEMMAEIASSHLWLNYGREIALTAEDQQALAGFEPRSHDDGVCLKLGQLEGGKTTFHNAYQAAVDRFGPPIDAGVRSEDLEDVFLRLTAKQSKDQAL; from the coding sequence ATGAGCGCGCTTGAAATTAATGGCCTGACCAAAACCTACGCCAACGGTAAAACTGCCTTGAACAATGTGACACTGTCTGTGCCGCAGGGCAGCTTTTTTGCACTGCTCGGGCCAAATGGTGCAGGTAAAAGCACCCTGATCAATATGTTGGCCGATATCGTTCGCTCTACCTCCGGAGAGGTAAAACTCTTTGGTCGCAACCTGTTTATGGAGCGGGAAGAGTGCAAAAGGCGCATGGGTGTGGTGCCCCAGGAGATCGCTTTTGATCCCTTTTTCACACCCCGCGAAGTGCTACGTTTCACTTCAGGGCTATTTGGTTGTAAACCTGATGAGGCCTGGATTGATGAGCTTTTAGAGCGCCTGGAGCTGACCGAGCACCAGGCTAAGAATACCCGCCAGCTCTCTGGTGGCATGCGGCGCAGACTGTTGGTGGCTCAAGCACTCGTACATCGCCCTGAGCTTGTTATTCTTGATGAGCCGACTGCAGGTGTGGATGTGGAGCTGCGCAAGCGTCTATGGGCCTTTATGCGTGAGCTTAATGAGAAGGGCATCACCATACTGCTCACCACCCATTATCTCGATGAGGCGGAGGAGCTGTGTGATCATGTGGCAATTATTGATCAGGGTAATCTGCTGACGGCACGTCCAATGAAAGAGATGATGGCAGAGATCGCCTCCTCACATCTCTGGTTGAATTATGGCAGGGAAATAGCGCTGACGGCTGAAGATCAACAGGCTCTGGCTGGATTTGAGCCCAGAAGTCATGACGATGGCGTCTGTCTGAAACTCGGACAGCTGGAAGGGGGAAAAACAACCTTTCATAATGCCTATCAGGCGGCTGTAGATCGCTTTGGCCCACCCATTGATGCAGGTGTGCGCTCTGAAGACCTGGAAGATGTCTTCCTGCGCCTGACAGCTAAACAGAGTAAGGATCAAGCGCTATGA
- the erpA gene encoding iron-sulfur cluster insertion protein ErpA: MTVTLSQAAADKVQGLLDKENNDELNLRVFVSGGGCSGFQYGFTFDDQINDNDTIVENHGVKLLVDQSSLDLLDGAEIDYQTSIQGESFVIRNPNAVSTCGCGKSFTPSDSGGGCANAGY, translated from the coding sequence ATGACAGTCACGCTAAGCCAGGCTGCAGCCGATAAGGTGCAAGGGCTACTGGATAAAGAGAATAATGATGAGCTGAATCTGCGCGTCTTTGTCTCCGGTGGCGGTTGCTCCGGTTTCCAGTACGGCTTTACATTTGATGACCAGATCAATGATAACGATACCATCGTTGAAAATCATGGTGTTAAACTGCTTGTTGATCAGTCCAGTCTTGATCTGCTTGATGGTGCCGAGATCGATTATCAGACCTCGATTCAGGGTGAATCCTTTGTCATCCGCAATCCCAATGCCGTATCCACATGCGGTTGCGGCAAATCCTTTACACCATCGGATTCCGGTGGTGGTTGCGCCAACGCCGGTTACTGA
- a CDS encoding FAD:protein FMN transferase has translation MALLLAACSESADIRDSRFIMGTLVEFTVTGADESVASAAIRAAANEMQRIENAFTIYGEVDNSVKRFNRSDVGETVQLPDEVSTLLAAALTIKRESNGAFDPVLGKLNQLWGFSLPEAPTSPPSSRAIRQATPPPLCIEKRDQGWVRLHDNCQLDFGAIAKGYAIDRGIEILRSHDISNAIINAGGDIRLIGSHGDRPWRIGIRHPRNKSDVIKTLELQGDVAVVTSGDYERFYIFEGKRYHHILDPKTGWPGNSVQSATVIARSAMLADAWSTALFISEDHPDASKDFNKKVLIVNNRGEIIKDTL, from the coding sequence TTGGCTCTTCTTCTTGCCGCCTGCTCTGAATCTGCCGATATTCGCGATAGCCGCTTTATTATGGGGACACTGGTGGAATTTACCGTTACTGGTGCAGATGAAAGCGTTGCATCCGCTGCGATCAGAGCTGCAGCCAATGAGATGCAGCGTATCGAAAACGCTTTTACTATCTACGGAGAGGTTGATAACAGCGTAAAAAGATTCAATCGCAGCGACGTTGGAGAAACGGTTCAGTTGCCCGATGAGGTCAGCACTCTGCTTGCAGCTGCACTGACCATAAAAAGGGAGAGTAACGGTGCCTTTGATCCCGTACTGGGCAAGCTCAACCAGCTCTGGGGCTTTTCTCTACCGGAAGCACCAACGTCCCCCCCCTCTTCCCGGGCAATCAGACAGGCCACTCCCCCTCCGCTCTGCATTGAAAAGCGCGATCAGGGTTGGGTTCGTTTGCATGATAATTGCCAACTGGACTTCGGCGCCATAGCCAAAGGTTATGCCATCGATCGTGGCATTGAGATCTTACGCAGCCACGATATTTCAAACGCCATCATCAATGCCGGTGGAGATATTCGCCTCATCGGTTCCCACGGAGATCGCCCATGGCGAATTGGCATCCGCCACCCTCGTAACAAATCTGATGTGATCAAAACTCTGGAACTGCAGGGTGATGTAGCAGTGGTAACATCAGGTGATTACGAACGTTTCTATATCTTTGAAGGAAAACGTTATCACCATATCCTTGATCCAAAAACTGGATGGCCTGGAAACTCGGTGCAAAGCGCTACAGTCATTGCCCGTTCCGCGATGCTGGCCGATGCATGGAGCACGGCGCTGTTTATCTCAGAAGATCACCCGGATGCTTCAAAGGACTTTAACAAAAAGGTGTTAATAGTGAATAATAGAGGCGAAATCATTAAAGATACTCTTTAG
- a CDS encoding lycopene cyclase domain-containing protein translates to MLILSFLFGIGGVLSNFFVYGHDWWEPQFVTGTTIGIEDFLFGFFFSGSVAVFYEIVFNKTYQEREQTPRFPIRFRYIALTVCSLFFGSAIIFNFHSFSATVLTFGISTLYLLSQRKDLVPNAIFGALFAAFLAFLFFGIPELLTAGWVESTWSFQNLSGTFILHVPMEDFVWFVMAGAFIAPLYKFWKNFRSVKFVAQERAKTVRRASKLATEPDRD, encoded by the coding sequence ATGCTGATCCTCTCCTTTCTGTTTGGTATTGGCGGCGTTCTTTCCAACTTTTTTGTCTATGGCCATGATTGGTGGGAACCGCAATTTGTTACGGGCACAACCATCGGTATTGAAGACTTCCTGTTCGGCTTCTTCTTCTCTGGGTCGGTAGCGGTTTTCTATGAAATTGTATTCAATAAAACATATCAAGAGAGAGAGCAGACCCCCAGATTTCCCATTAGATTCAGGTACATTGCCCTGACTGTCTGCTCGCTGTTTTTCGGAAGCGCCATAATTTTCAATTTCCACTCATTCAGCGCCACAGTATTAACCTTCGGAATAAGTACTTTATATCTGTTAAGTCAGAGAAAGGATCTTGTTCCCAACGCCATTTTTGGTGCCCTCTTTGCCGCCTTTCTGGCTTTCCTGTTCTTCGGTATCCCCGAGTTGTTAACGGCCGGATGGGTAGAATCAACCTGGTCGTTCCAGAACCTCTCCGGCACCTTTATCCTTCACGTTCCCATGGAAGACTTTGTCTGGTTTGTCATGGCTGGAGCTTTTATTGCACCGCTATATAAATTCTGGAAAAACTTCAGATCGGTTAAATTCGTTGCTCAGGAACGTGCAAAAACTGTCCGTCGCGCTTCAAAACTGGCCACTGAACCTGACCGTGATTAA
- a CDS encoding glycosyltransferase family 4 protein yields MQNNMFITYALPLLSSILLTLLVMPAVVRLAQRLGAVDQPNERKVHAIATPRMGGVAFFISLLLIPFTMLDVTPATQGFLLGLFIVGCTGFADDIFDISPRLKFLGIIAGTSVFIVMSGTAINDLGDLFDMGNIETGWFAIPLTLIGMVGFINALNLSDGLDGLAAGITLIAAYFLGSFALSIGDQASLIIAIVLFGSMIGFLYFNSHPARIFMGDTGSLILGYVLACLCLMLLQSGEGAVISPISMGILLGLPLSDTLYVMTKRVMKGKSPFQPDKTHFHHRLIELGLSHKGVVATFYGLIFFYASVAALFAGSAEWMQSLVLLGLVAGTYLTLALLERGSFSFAMPADDEVSDSPAAHHSSSYYSMTRALGRSIPVVTWVIPLVLLLPVVMIERSTTMALCMAVMMVLVVILYPWREGRDATWSQGLIYLLIFALLFQINMSEQSWVLNYMVVMTGLLALWVVLKLYFKRNMRVFLTTGLESLLLVFSWVTPWLIGRFNLFSADIQASLYVVCVEAVIFLVAAKIVLRRQPKRNTQMLVSLLILAAISLF; encoded by the coding sequence ATGCAGAACAATATGTTTATTACCTACGCATTGCCGCTGCTCTCTTCGATTCTGTTGACGCTACTGGTGATGCCAGCCGTTGTTCGTCTGGCACAGCGGCTCGGTGCGGTTGATCAGCCGAATGAGCGCAAGGTTCATGCTATTGCCACACCACGTATGGGTGGGGTGGCATTCTTTATCTCACTACTGCTGATTCCATTCACTATGCTGGATGTCACTCCGGCTACACAGGGTTTTCTTCTTGGTCTGTTTATAGTCGGTTGTACAGGTTTTGCAGACGATATTTTTGATATCTCTCCCCGGTTGAAGTTTCTCGGTATTATTGCGGGAACCAGTGTGTTCATTGTGATGAGCGGAACTGCGATAAACGATCTGGGCGATCTGTTCGACATGGGGAATATTGAAACCGGCTGGTTTGCCATACCATTAACACTGATCGGCATGGTCGGTTTTATTAATGCACTGAATCTGTCGGATGGTCTTGATGGTCTGGCAGCAGGCATTACCCTGATTGCTGCATACTTTTTGGGTAGCTTTGCCCTGTCCATTGGTGATCAAGCCAGCCTGATAATTGCTATTGTTCTGTTCGGATCGATGATCGGTTTCCTCTATTTCAATTCGCATCCCGCCCGTATATTTATGGGCGATACCGGCAGTCTTATCCTTGGTTATGTATTGGCTTGCCTCTGCCTTATGCTGTTACAGTCAGGGGAGGGGGCAGTCATATCACCGATAAGCATGGGCATTCTTCTTGGGCTTCCGCTTTCTGACACACTCTATGTCATGACCAAACGTGTTATGAAAGGGAAAAGTCCTTTCCAGCCGGATAAGACACACTTTCATCATCGCCTGATTGAGCTTGGACTCTCCCATAAAGGTGTGGTGGCCACATTTTACGGTCTTATTTTTTTCTACGCTTCTGTAGCAGCACTCTTTGCGGGAAGTGCAGAATGGATGCAGTCACTGGTCCTGCTCGGGCTGGTGGCTGGCACATATTTAACGTTGGCACTACTGGAGCGCGGCTCCTTCTCTTTTGCTATGCCTGCCGATGATGAGGTTTCAGATTCGCCTGCAGCTCACCACAGCTCGAGCTACTACAGCATGACCCGTGCTCTGGGGCGCTCTATACCTGTTGTTACATGGGTGATTCCACTGGTTCTGCTACTGCCTGTCGTGATGATTGAGCGATCAACCACAATGGCTCTCTGCATGGCTGTGATGATGGTTTTGGTCGTTATTCTCTATCCCTGGAGAGAAGGCCGTGATGCCACCTGGTCTCAAGGGCTTATCTACCTGCTGATTTTCGCACTGCTGTTTCAGATCAATATGAGTGAGCAGTCGTGGGTGTTGAATTACATGGTTGTGATGACTGGATTGCTGGCACTCTGGGTGGTTCTTAAACTCTACTTCAAAAGGAATATGCGCGTCTTTTTAACAACCGGTCTGGAAAGTCTGCTGCTTGTTTTTTCATGGGTTACGCCCTGGCTGATCGGCAGATTCAACCTGTTCTCGGCAGATATACAGGCCTCACTGTATGTTGTTTGTGTAGAGGCGGTGATCTTTCTTGTCGCTGCTAAAATTGTATTGAGGCGTCAGCCTAAAAGGAACACACAGATGCTGGTTTCGTTACTGATCCTGGCAGCGATCAGCCTTTTTTAA
- a CDS encoding GDP-L-fucose synthase gives MEKSSKIYVAGHRGLVGSAIVRALRQQGYDNLILRCSAELDLRNQVATDDFFATERPDYLFMAAAKVGGIYANDTYPADFIRDNLLIQSNCIDAAYRNGVKRLLFLGSSCIYPKLAPQPMPESCLLTGELEPTNDAYAIAKIAGIKMCQAYQKQYGFDAISAMPTNLYGPNDNFDLENSHVLPALIRKFHLAKLAQAGDIEAVMADESRYGPVPADIRDSLGMASNVPPKVMLWGSGTPCREFLHVDDMADASLFLMQLDSSQLTSHPSRLFNVGVGSDVTIRDLAELVQRIVGFDGEVIWDASKPDGTPRKLMDVSRIRKLGWQSQVGLEEGIRSVYSQYCQ, from the coding sequence ATGGAAAAGTCTTCAAAGATCTATGTGGCGGGCCATCGTGGACTCGTGGGTTCGGCTATTGTTCGAGCCTTACGGCAGCAGGGTTATGATAACCTCATCCTGCGCTGCTCAGCTGAGCTTGATCTGCGTAATCAGGTTGCAACTGACGATTTCTTTGCTACAGAGCGTCCGGACTACCTGTTTATGGCCGCGGCAAAAGTAGGGGGGATCTATGCCAATGACACCTATCCTGCCGATTTCATTCGCGACAACCTGCTCATTCAGAGCAATTGTATTGATGCTGCGTATCGCAACGGAGTAAAGCGTCTGCTGTTTCTCGGCTCCTCCTGTATCTATCCCAAACTTGCACCACAGCCGATGCCGGAGTCCTGCCTGCTTACGGGTGAACTTGAACCAACCAACGATGCCTATGCCATTGCCAAGATTGCCGGCATCAAGATGTGTCAGGCCTATCAGAAACAGTATGGTTTTGATGCCATCTCAGCCATGCCAACCAACCTTTATGGCCCGAATGATAATTTTGATCTGGAAAACTCGCATGTACTGCCAGCCCTGATACGAAAGTTTCATCTGGCTAAACTGGCGCAGGCAGGCGATATCGAAGCAGTGATGGCCGATGAATCCCGCTATGGCCCTGTTCCTGCTGATATCCGTGATAGCCTTGGCATGGCCTCTAACGTGCCACCCAAAGTCATGCTCTGGGGCTCTGGCACCCCCTGTCGCGAGTTTCTGCATGTTGATGATATGGCGGATGCTTCTCTATTTCTCATGCAGTTAGATTCATCACAGTTAACATCACACCCCTCGCGACTGTTTAACGTCGGTGTCGGATCGGATGTTACCATTCGAGATTTAGCTGAACTTGTTCAGCGTATTGTCGGCTTTGATGGTGAGGTGATCTGGGATGCATCCAAACCCGATGGTACCCCCAGAAAGCTGATGGATGTCTCCAGAATCAGAAAACTGGGTTGGCAGAGCCAGGTAGGGCTGGAAGAGGGGATTCGTTCTGTTTACAGCCAATATTGCCAATGA
- the gmd gene encoding GDP-mannose 4,6-dehydratase: MKRALITGVTGQDGSYLAELLLEKGYEVHGIKRRASSFNTQRVDHIYQDPHVENKNFVLHYGDLTDTSNLTRILQEVQPDEVYNLGAQSHVAVSFESPEYTADVDGLGTLRLLEAIRLLGMEKRVKFYQASTSELYGLVQETPQTETTPFYPRSPYAVAKLYAYWIVVNYRESYGMYACNGILFNHESPRRGETFVTRKITRGLANIAQGLEKCLYMGNMDALRDWGHAKDYVRMQWMMLQQDDAEDYVIATGVQYSVRQFITWSAAELGISLRFEGVGLDECAVVESIEGSKAPALSAGDVIVRVDPRYFRPAEVETLLGDPSKAKAKLGWTPEISVQEMCAEMVAADLKSAQQYSLLRKHGHDVSVAHE, encoded by the coding sequence ATGAAAAGAGCATTGATTACTGGCGTGACAGGACAGGATGGATCATATCTGGCAGAGCTGCTGCTGGAGAAGGGGTACGAGGTGCATGGCATCAAACGCCGTGCTTCATCTTTCAACACGCAACGCGTCGATCATATCTATCAGGATCCTCATGTTGAGAACAAGAACTTCGTTTTGCACTATGGAGATCTAACCGACACATCCAATCTGACCCGGATACTGCAGGAGGTACAGCCGGATGAGGTGTACAATCTTGGGGCCCAATCACATGTGGCGGTAAGTTTTGAGTCCCCTGAATATACAGCCGATGTGGATGGCTTGGGGACACTCCGTCTTTTAGAAGCAATCAGGCTTCTGGGTATGGAAAAGAGGGTGAAGTTCTACCAGGCCTCCACCTCAGAGCTATATGGTCTGGTGCAGGAGACACCGCAAACAGAGACTACACCGTTCTATCCCCGTTCCCCTTATGCTGTAGCAAAACTCTACGCCTACTGGATTGTAGTTAATTATCGAGAGTCATATGGCATGTATGCGTGTAATGGCATTCTCTTTAATCATGAGTCCCCTCGGCGGGGTGAAACATTCGTGACGCGCAAGATAACTCGAGGGCTGGCCAATATCGCGCAGGGGCTCGAGAAGTGCCTCTACATGGGTAATATGGATGCACTGCGTGATTGGGGACATGCCAAAGATTATGTGCGCATGCAGTGGATGATGTTGCAGCAGGATGACGCTGAGGATTATGTGATTGCTACCGGTGTTCAGTACTCTGTACGCCAGTTCATTACATGGTCGGCAGCAGAACTCGGCATCAGCCTGCGTTTTGAAGGTGTGGGGCTGGATGAGTGTGCTGTAGTTGAGTCTATAGAGGGGAGTAAGGCTCCGGCACTTTCCGCTGGAGATGTTATTGTACGTGTTGACCCTCGATATTTCCGACCTGCAGAAGTTGAAACCCTGCTGGGTGATCCGAGTAAGGCCAAGGCCAAACTGGGTTGGACACCTGAGATCAGTGTGCAGGAGATGTGCGCTGAAATGGTGGCGGCAGATCTGAAGTCTGCTCAACAGTATTCATTGCTCAGGAAGCATGGTCATGATGTTTCTGTGGCACATGAATAG